A window of the Arachis duranensis cultivar V14167 chromosome 5, aradu.V14167.gnm2.J7QH, whole genome shotgun sequence genome harbors these coding sequences:
- the LOC107490361 gene encoding syntaxin-81 — protein MARARDRTEDFKDAVRHSARSLGYDEAKLASVMASFIIHKPPQRSPFSKAALKTERDSIEHEVSVFVKTCQEQIDVLKNSINQEEETSKGWLGITTSKANADTIAHKHGVVLILSEKLHSVSAQFDKLRAVRFQEAINRAMPRRKLNRLTKKDSIETPKSDDVELREPSELHNEPLRVQQQLLDDETRALQVELSNLLDTVQETETKMVEMSALNHLVSTHVLQQAQQIEHLYEQAVEATKNVELGNKELSQAIQRNSSSRTFLILFLFVLTFSVLFLDWYS, from the exons ATGGCAAGGGCAAGAGACAGAACCGAGGATTTCAAAGATGCTGTTCGACACAGTGCTCGATCTTTGGGGTATGATGAG GCTAAGTTGGCGTCAGTTATGGCATCTTTCATTATTCATAAACCTCCACAAAGATCGCCGTTTTCAAAAGCTGCACTGAAGACG GAGCGAGATAGTATTGAACATGAA GTTAGTGTTTTTGTTAAAACTTGTCAGGAACAAATTGATGTTCTCAAAAATAGTATAAATCAAGAAGAGGAAACATCAAAAGGATGGCTTGGCATCACAACGTCAAAGGCTAATGCTGACACCATTGCCCACAAACATGGGGTG GTTCTAATCTTAAGTGAGAAACTCCATTCAGTTTCAGCTCAGTTTGATAAGCTTAGAGCTGTTCGTTTCCAAGAGGCCATTAATCGAGCAATGCCACGAAGAAAACTTAATCGCCTAACCAAGAAAGATTCTATAGAAACCCCTAAATCAGATGACGTGGAGCTCAGAGAACCCAGTGAATTACACAATGAGCCTCTAAGAGTCCAACAACAGCTATTGGATGATGAAACACGCGCACTTCAG GTGGAATTGTCCAATCTTCTAGATACAGTTCAAGAAACTGAAACTAAGATGGTGGAAATGTCTGCATTAAATCACCTCGTATCTACACACGTTTTGCAACAAGCTCAGCAAATTGAGCATCTGTATGAGCAG GCTGTTGAAGCTACTAAGAATGTTGAACTTGGCAACAAAGAACTTTCCCAAGCCATTCAGCGGAATAGCAGCAGCAGAACATTTcttatactttttctatttGTGCTTACATTTTCAGTTCTCTTTCTTGATTGGTACAGTTAA